In Lycium ferocissimum isolate CSIRO_LF1 chromosome 11, AGI_CSIRO_Lferr_CH_V1, whole genome shotgun sequence, a single genomic region encodes these proteins:
- the LOC132036288 gene encoding protein CUP-SHAPED COTYLEDON 2, translating to MENYQMHFDCGDTHLPPGFRFHPTDEELITYYLLKKVLDCNFTARAIAEVDLNKCEPWELPGKAKMGEKEWYFFSLRDRKYPTGLRTNRATEAGYWKATGKDREIFSSKTCALVGMKKTLVFYRGRAPKGEKSNWVMHEYRLDGKFAYHYISRSSKDEWVISRVFQKSGSTGTATSNGGKKRLSSSINMYQEVSSPSSVSLPPLLDSSPYSTTATSAVINTDHHESFKKEHVPCFSTTTHSSTFDPSSVFDMNTLHALPAPSFSAILDTNQTNFNHYTRNSTFPSLRSLHENLQLPLFSSGTSAMHGGFSAPMANWPVPETQKVEHSELDCMWSY from the exons ATGGAGAACTATCAGATGCATTTTGATTGTGGTGATACGCATTTGCCACCGGGTTTTAGGTTTCATCCGACTGATGAAGAGCTAATTACTTACTATTTGTTGAAGAAGGTTCTTGACTGTAACTTTACTGCTCGAGCCATTGCTGAAGTTGATCTCAACAAATGCGAGCCTTGGGAGCTTCCAG gGAAAGCAAAGATGGGAGAAAAAGAATGGTACTTTTTCAGCCTACGTGATAGGAAGTATCCAACGGGGTTAAGAACTAACAGAGCTACTGAGGCTGGTTACTGGAAAGCTACTGGAAAAGACAGGGAAATTTTCAGCTCAAAGACTTGTGCACTTGTTGGTAtgaagaaaaccctagttttctaTCGAGGAAGGGCTCCTAAAGGAGAGAAAAGCAACTGGGTTATGCATGAATATCGTCTTGATGGAAAATTTGCTTACCACTATATCTCAAGAAGTTCAaag GACGAGTGGGTGATCTCTAGGGTCTTTCAGAAAAGCGGTTCTACTGGTACTGCCACTTCAAATGGTGGCAAAAAAAGGTTAAGTTCAAGCATCAACATGTACCAGGAAGTAAGTTCACCATCCTCAGTCTCACTTCCGCCACTCCTTGATTCCTCCCCATACAGCACAACTGCTACTTCAGCTGTTATTAATACTGATCATCATGAAAGCTTCAAGAAGGAGCACGTGCCCTGTTTCTCCACAACAACACACAGTAGTACTTTCGACCCAAGTTCTGTCTTTGACATGAACACATTGCATGCACTGCCTGCTCCTAGTTTCAGTGCTATTCTCGACACTAACCAAACCAATTTCAACCACTACACAAGGAACTCTACTTTTCCAAGTTTAAGGTCACTCCATGAGAACCTTCAGCTTCCATTGTTTTCCAGTGGAACTTCGGCTATGCATGGTGGATTTTCTGCTCCTATGGCTAACTGGCCGGTGCCGGAGACTCAGAAAGTTGAGCATTCTGAACTTGATTGTATGTGGAGTTACTAA